In Candidatus Poribacteria bacterium, the genomic stretch GGTTTCTTTGCCGATGTACCGCACTATTTCGTGCCGGGCATGAATTTCACGCGCGGCTTCCGGCAGTGGGAATTCGTCCGAGGTCAAGCCGAGGACAGATACCGCGGTGGCGCGCACGCCGATCCATCACTGATTTCCCGCTACCGAGGGAACCCCGACCGTATCCGTGCGCATATTGTGAACGTCCAACCCGAACGTCCAGAGGAAACATGGCCCACAGCCCGACTGTTCCGTTCTGCAATTGAGTTTGTTGAACATAACCATCAAAACACACCGTTTTACCTCTACGTTGATGGATTCACACCGCATGAAACGTGGGAAGCACCTATCCACTACTACGATCTCTACGGTAAGCGCGAAGACCGAGAACCTATCTGTCTCAATCTGCCCTACGGTTCGCTTAAAGATGAAGAACTTGAGGAACGATTGCCGAGCGTTAAAGCAAACTACGCCGGTTTGGTAACGCTCGTAGATACATGGTTCGGAAGGTTGGTAGATACCATCGATCGGCTTGGACTGCGTGAAAATACACTCATCATTTTCCTCGCAGACCACGGCACAAACTTCGCGGAGAATCCAGACAAAGCCACCGGCAAACCGGCAAACTTCATGTACCCCGGCACGATGGACATCCCTTTGATAGTTAGCCATCCGTCAGGTGCTAACGCCGGTACGACGTGTGATGAATTCGTCTATACGCTTGATGTGCCTGCCACCGTCATGGCAGCCAGCCAAGTTGAACCTGCTGGCGAGATTCAGGGACAGAATTTACTTCCGCTTGTGGAAGGGAAAAGCGGTTTTGAATCGCGTGAATACTTGACCTGTCGCTATGTCAACTCTGTTTGGTATAAAGACGCGAAGAGTTGGTACTTCTCCAGCGTCGATTTTAATGACGATATACGACTGTTTGACCTTGAAGCAGACATCGACTGTCAGCATAACATCGCCGACAAGGGGGCTGATCGGATTGCGCTCGCGCAAGAGCGGATCTTGGCGGATGCAGGCGGGCATCTCCCACACTATAAACGTCAGGGCAGAACGGATGCTCTCGGTAGACCGCAGTTCGCAGAAGCGTAGTCTTAGGTATCTCTCACGTGACCGCTGGCGAGGATTGTATCCTCGCCCTTGTGTTGGTGTATAGGTAATTACGGGTTTTACTATATAACCCAAGTTGCTACTAACAGGTTTTTCACATTTCAGAAAGGGTTTTCATCTCTTTCCCCACCCCGTAGGGGTGTTATTGCTTCGCAGTGAGAATAGGAAATGGCGTATTTACGCGATTGCACTCCGTAGGAGTGCTATGTCTATAATAGGTGGCAACTATCTTTCTCAGGTTAAGGGAGCTTAACTTATGCGCCTTTCACGCTTCAGTAAATTCCATCTTGTGATTTTCGTTGGTATTGTTGTGCTTGCCCTCGTGTTTTCTTGGGATAGTAGTATTGCCCAAGACGGTAAATCCAGCCTTTCCGGTCGCGTTGTAGATCCAGATGGAAAGCCAGTTGCGGGACTTGCGTTGGCTATTAAACCCGTTGAGATTAAGGAACCGAGGGACATGGTGCCGCGCACGCCTTTTTCGTCCTGGTCGCGCGTGGTAACCGATAACGCAGGACGTTTCTTTTTTCCTGATATAGACCCAGTTTCATCACAATTTGTGATGTTTCCTGAAAGTGCTTCGGATTTTGAGATTATCTCCCTTGAAATTGGGGATTTAACCTTCTATTCTACGGGCTTCCTTCAGAACTTTAGGACCTGGTTTGGTAGACCCACCTTCGCCATTGAACCGGGCACACATCTCGAAGGCGTGGTCGTCAACGTGAAACCGCCTCGGATGCGAATTCGCGGACGAGTGCTTCTAAAGGATAGAACGCCACTCGCCAATACAGACGTTAGCCTTACCGTCCGACGGCGGCAACGAGATACTTTCCTTTTTATCTTGCCAAGCGGTGGCAGTGCTGGACACTCAGGAAGAGGTGTTAGAACTGATGCCGAAGGTTATTTCGTATCATATTATCCGGATGAGGCTTCAGAATACTCGGTGATAGTAAAATATGAAGGTGCGTCCGCAAAGTCAAGATGGTTTCGTCTTAAAGAGGGAGAGCGGTACGACGACCTCGTTTTAGTCCTCAGAGACTTAGAAGCACACCAAGCCTGGCGCAGTGAAAGAGAGAAAGCGCGACAAGCGGTGTGGGTAGTGAATCCCGAAAATAATCACGCTTACAAGAGAATAAAGTGCGACAGTTGGGAAGACGCGAAAACCAAGGCAGCAGCCGAGAATGCATATCTCGTTGCCATTAACGACGAAGCGGAGCAGAAATGGCTGGAGGCACTTTATCCAGAGAAAACGTTTTTTTGGATCGGGCTGCATTTTCCAGAAAAAGGGACAGCATGGCAGTGGAGCAACGGTGAATCTCTCTCTTATACGAATTGGATAGCCTCCCAGGAACCGGAGAGTGTGTCCACCGAGGACAATGAACACCCAGTCGCTATGGAATTCTTTTCAAAGAGATGGAGGGCAATTGGCTCTAAAAGTCCGTTCTTGCCTATAGTTAAACACGCAATTCTCGAAAAAGCGTATACATCCGCACCACAGTAAATCCTGCACAGTCACTATCTAACTCAGCCCACTTCGCTGGCGAGGTTTGATGAAGATTAAATAATTAATTCGGTAATTTTTCGGAAAACCGGTGCGGTTAGGAAACCGCATCATAAGTGTCAATTTAAGAAAAAACAACTGTCGCAAATCCAGTCTGGTAGGTTCGGTTTCCTAACCGAACCGAGTTCTACACAGAAACCTTGAAGACTTCAAAAACCTCTTGAATCCCGTAGGGATGGTATCTCTGTAGAAAAACGGAACCTCACAGACCTAAGCCCCGTAGGGGCGGCATTTGAAGAGATACCCTATAAAATGCCCTGCAAAACCCCTAAATTGACACCTATGGTGCGGTTAGGAATGCAGGTCGCATTTGGGCGAGTACGCCGCAAAACCGCATCTACCGGGCCTGGAGAAAATATTTCGGTAATTCTATAAAGCACAGTTTTCACTCAAGAAGACTCCCTAATCCTGTGAATCCTTGGAATCCTGCCCCCCTGATAAGGGGGGATACAGGGGGGTTATCCTGCTTCAGACGATGAACACCGACATTACCGAATTAAAAAATTAATCTTCATCTTTGTAAAGAGGTATCTGCTATGATTCGTTTCCTTTTCACCAAATCGATTTTTACAATGTTAGTGGCAGTTATTGTGTTAGGGCTTGCCGTGGAATACCAAAGCGCTGCCAAGGAACAGCCATCAACCTTATC encodes the following:
- a CDS encoding sulfatase, with protein sequence MSWNIVVVVSDTLRTAYLSPYGNDWIQTPKLARFAEQSVKFTNAHPECLPTIPTRRTLHTGRRAYPFSTYTPVPWDNVYTPGWQPMSSDEPAIAESLVQNGYHTGFFADVPHYFVPGMNFTRGFRQWEFVRGQAEDRYRGGAHADPSLISRYRGNPDRIRAHIVNVQPERPEETWPTARLFRSAIEFVEHNHQNTPFYLYVDGFTPHETWEAPIHYYDLYGKREDREPICLNLPYGSLKDEELEERLPSVKANYAGLVTLVDTWFGRLVDTIDRLGLRENTLIIFLADHGTNFAENPDKATGKPANFMYPGTMDIPLIVSHPSGANAGTTCDEFVYTLDVPATVMAASQVEPAGEIQGQNLLPLVEGKSGFESREYLTCRYVNSVWYKDAKSWYFSSVDFNDDIRLFDLEADIDCQHNIADKGADRIALAQERILADAGGHLPHYKRQGRTDALGRPQFAEA
- a CDS encoding lectin-like protein is translated as MRLSRFSKFHLVIFVGIVVLALVFSWDSSIAQDGKSSLSGRVVDPDGKPVAGLALAIKPVEIKEPRDMVPRTPFSSWSRVVTDNAGRFFFPDIDPVSSQFVMFPESASDFEIISLEIGDLTFYSTGFLQNFRTWFGRPTFAIEPGTHLEGVVVNVKPPRMRIRGRVLLKDRTPLANTDVSLTVRRRQRDTFLFILPSGGSAGHSGRGVRTDAEGYFVSYYPDEASEYSVIVKYEGASAKSRWFRLKEGERYDDLVLVLRDLEAHQAWRSEREKARQAVWVVNPENNHAYKRIKCDSWEDAKTKAAAENAYLVAINDEAEQKWLEALYPEKTFFWIGLHFPEKGTAWQWSNGESLSYTNWIASQEPESVSTEDNEHPVAMEFFSKRWRAIGSKSPFLPIVKHAILEKAYTSAPQ